ACGAGCGGCGGCGCGCCGGCCGCCGGCGCACCGCGTTTTTTTTCGTGCCGGGTCCGCGCGGGGTGCGTCTGCCAGGCCGCCCAGAAAAAAAACACGGCGATAATGACGGCGAAAAGAGAGTAATATTTTTTCATGGCGATGCGATTCCGATCTCCCGCCGGCGCAGGCATGCGGCGCCGATCAACATCAGAACCAGCGGATACAAAATGCCGATGACCGCGAACGCTTCCCCCGCCAGACTCCAGGGAATAAAAAGGCTGTCCGCCAGGAAGGCAAGGGGGTTAAAACGATCCAGGGGCGGAAAGACGGCGGAAAGCAGGCGGAATAAACCGCGCGCCGCTTCGTTCAGCATGGCGGCCGCCGGGGAAAGTTGTTCATGGGAAGCATTCAGCCACAAACCCTTTTCCGCAATCTGGCGCGCCAATCCGCCGGCGAGGGCCGTTATTAGCAGCCCCATTGAGGTAAAAACCGCCACCGGGAAAGTGAAAAGAGCGCCGGCGATCATTCCCAGCGAGGTGAAGAAGACAAGACGCGCAAACCCCATGATCAGGCCGCGCAACAGATTGGATTCAAAAGTGCTTTCCGGAAGCAAAAGGCATAAATCTTCTTCCGACAGAAAAAAAACGGTTACCGGGGGGTTGGTCTGCAGATTCGTGTATTCCAGCTCCAGCGCGCCGGATATGTTCAGCGCGGACGCGTTCAGACAGGCGGTCATGTTCGGGCTGGAAGTAGTTGTCTGGTTGATGAAGTCCGGTCCTTTTCCGTCGGAGAGCCGCCAGTGCCCGCTGACCGGAGTCTGATAGGAAAAGGGCGAGGGGATGAACCGGAATTTTATAAGGGCGAATGGAGTCCTGCCGTTTTGCATTCCTGAATTAAAATGCCAGATATGATTTTCGCCCGGACCGATCGCGGCCGTTTTTCCGGCGGAAGACGAGGCTTTTATCGGCAAGACGGTGCGGTAGACGCTCATTATTTCGCGGCGCAGTCCGCGCCGCCGGCCATCCCCTGCTTCCATGGGACGGGTTATCCCGTTCAGCATGGCGGCGATCAATGTTCCTCCCGCCGCAAGCAGGAAAAGATTGATCGCCATCAGCCCCGTTAATTTCCCGGCCCAAACCTGAAAGGCGTTCAGAGGTTTGACGGCCACATTCTGCATCTGGCGGCCGCTTATTTCCAGCGAAATTGCGCCGGCCCCGCTCCAGGCGGCGATCAGCGACAAAACGAACATCAGGAGACCGAAAGAATAGTTGATGAATATGTCCGCCCGGCTTTCCGGAGTGCCGTCGCCCTTGATCACGAAGGGCAGGCCGGCGATGATTATAATCAGGAAAAAAGCGGCGGCGGCGAACGACCGGGAGCGCAGCGCGGCCCGGATGGTTAAGAGAGCGATGGCGGTTATTTTTCGCATATCCCGTTTTCGTTTTCGCGGCTTTTGCCTGCCAGGAAAGGCGCGATCTCCTTGACATAAGCCACGCCGCTTGGGATCATCGCGCCGGACCGCGCGTTTTCAACGGTTTCCAGAAAGAACTGTTCAAGTGTTTTCCGGGGGTGGTCCACTTGGGCTTCAGCCCCCGCCTGCGCCCGCATGAAGGCAAGAATGGCGTTAATTTGCGCTTTGTCCGCGGCCGGCAGGTGGAAACGGCAGACAGCGGAGTTTTCCAGCAGTTCGTTTAAATTGCCCTGCACGATGATATGGCCGTTGCTCATGATCGCGACCCGCCGGCAGACGCTTTCCATATCGGCCAGGAGATGGGAGGAAATCAGAATGGTTTTACCGCGCCGGGCCAGGGTCAGGATCAAATCCTTTACCTGGCGGCAGCCGAGCGGGTCCAGGCCGGATGTCGGTTCATCCAGGATGATGAGGTCCGGGTCGTTAATCAGCGCCTGGGCCAGACCGAGGCGGCGCAGCATCCCTTTTGAAAATTCGCCGGTTCGGCGCCGGGCGGCGTGCTGAAGGCCGCTCATTTCAATGAGTTGTCCAACCCGGTCATTGAGGACGTCCGGCGCGAGATTAAAGAGGCTGCCGTAAAACATCAACGTTTCCCGGGCCGTGAGAAAAGGATACAGGCAGGATTCTTCCGGGAGATATCCGATTTTTTTCTTGGCATTGACGTTTTTCGGGGGCAGGCCGAACACCAGCAGTTTTCCGGCGGTGGGCTTTAACAGGCCCAGAATCATGCGCAAAGTGGTGCTTTTGCCGGAACCGTTTGGCCCCAGGAAGCCGAATATTTCTCCGGGATGAACTTCAAAACTGACGCCGTTAACCGCGCGCACGACGGGTCTGTGCCAGAAATCGCGGAAGGTTTTCGCCAAACCCTCCGCTTTTACGATCGGTTCCTTAAGAATTTTGTCGGATTTCATGAATGCGGAATTTTTATTTTTAATCCCTCATGGTTCAGATATGGCGGCTGTCGTCCTCGTTTTTGGCGGTATAGCCTGAATTCTGCCGGTCAATGTTCACCTGGTGTTTCTGCCGGTAGGCTTTAAATATATCTTCGGCCGACATGTCAAGCACCTGCGCCAGCGAAATCAGGAAGTGAAACATATCCACCACTTCCACNNNNNNNNNNNNNNNNNNNNNNNNNNNNNNNNNNNNNNNNNNNNNNNNNNNNNNNNNNNNNNNNNNNN
This DNA window, taken from Kiritimatiellia bacterium, encodes the following:
- a CDS encoding dUTP diphosphatase; translated protein: VEVVDMFHFLISLAQVLDMSAEDIFKAYRQKHQVNIDRQNSGYTAKNEDDSRHI
- a CDS encoding ABC transporter ATP-binding protein — its product is MKSDKILKEPIVKAEGLAKTFRDFWHRPVVRAVNGVSFEVHPGEIFGFLGPNGSGKSTTLRMILGLLKPTAGKLLVFGLPPKNVNAKKKIGYLPEESCLYPFLTARETLMFYGSLFNLAPDVLNDRVGQLIEMSGLQHAARRRTGEFSKGMLRRLGLAQALINDPDLIILDEPTSGLDPLGCRQVKDLILTLARRGKTILISSHLLADMESVCRRVAIMSNGHIIVQGNLNELLENSAVCRFHLPAADKAQINAILAFMRAQAGAEAQVDHPRKTLEQFFLETVENARSGAMIPSGVAYVKEIAPFLAGKSRENENGICEK